The window CTATGTGACTATCCCACGTGCAATTATAATGTGTCATTTTAAAAGTACTTATTAAATTTGATGTTGAGTAACAGAGTATCGTAATTGTAGAAGTTAGGCTATTTATATCTAATTATCGTATTTATTAGAATGTTTATTTACATTTTGATACATGAATTTTATAGAAGGCATGTTTGGTCAAAGGATAATGGATATTCTATTGTATACCAGAGAATCAATCATAATTTTTCACGTAAAgggcttttctttttcattttactAAGATAATTAAAGTATGCAAAATTTATGGGAATTCTACATTTGATAATAAATCTAGAATTAAGAATAAGAAAAATCGAAGAAGTGCCGGTCGACTTTATCGACTTCCGTTGTAATTTAAACTTTGTCTTTCTCTAATTTCTTTTTTACTAAGATAAAATTAATTGGTTATAGTTATGCGCCAAAGAGTAATTCAAACATACAATAAGTAATAACTACTTTTTACTTATTTTGTGTTAATTGTTTAATTTATGGTATTAATTGTCTTTTATAAATTACTATGTTACatcattcaaaaaagaaaaattttgcAGAAATACATAAGAAAGAATTTAATGCATAAAATTCTGTCTACGAATAAAAGACATTCAATGTCAAACAAATTGATAGTTTTGTTATTATCATATccttatttgagttagaaattgATAAGTTAACAACCTTTTTTTTCTGTCTTAGTTTAATAACAAACTTAGAATATCGAAATAGGAATTAGAAATATTGACTACCATATTTGTAAGTAGAAATATACTGCTTTTGAATTTCTAAATATGAGAACTTTTTACCAATATTAACCAAATTTTAGTTAAAATTAAAGCCCTAAGTATTTAGGTtgtaattaaatgactattcctaaatattaggaaattaattaaatgatCATTCCTACATATTAGGAAATTAATATAAATGACtgttttgtctagtgtgaactctatttttacagggtaaaaaagacgaacgacatttcgttaagggccttcgtgctcttaatatattaatataatatagatatatattaAATCTTGAACACCATTAGCGAAATTCCTAGCTTCGTTCCAAGTCATGCTATTTTGTGACTGTCCGTAAACTTTGGGATAAATTCCCAAGAAGCGGATTGACTCTAATTGTACTCATCATTCTATAGCAAGCTCAACACAaagcaacaaaagaaaaaaaggtagaTGCTAATACCTTAAACATGATGACACTGGCAACAATAGTCAATGTTGTGAACATAACATAGTATATAGGAGATACAACGGCAGTGTTGAAGGTATCAAGGGCCTGAAACATGGAAAGCAAAAAGTGATGTTAAAGAAGAGATTATCAGTTTACACTAGAAATCAGGAATCAGGAATAATAAGAGGAAGATGCTATCACACTATTTAAGATTGATACCCTAAAGAAGTTCAAGAATAAATGCTAAAATTTCAAGAAAGGCTGCATACAGTACCAACAAGAAAATGAAGTAGTGTCtgaagattgacaaagaaaaaaaataaaaaaaatatgatatCTGCAACGAGAACGACCTTCATAAAACAATAGTATCTAAAAGTTAATCTAAAACTCTTCAATTAGATGTTTTAGAATCTTTATCTAGAAACTGTTTTTTCAAGAGATATATGATACTGATTTTTCAGCCTTCCTCAAATTCTTCTGTCACTTCTTTCATTGCTTCATTGTTAATATACTTTGTCAATATACTATTATTCTAGAAAATCAACTACAAGGACTGAATGAAACCTAGACACATAAAGTTACTGTCATGATAAAATGAATTCATTTTGATGAAAATCAACCCATCATGCAGTTAAAGATTTTTGCACCTTTTATAAAGTTTTTGAGTTGCAATGAAATGGTTTTGGCATTGTTCGAGGGAAGTTGAAGGGGACCCTTGGAGCaatggtaaagttgtctccgtgtgacctattACCTATatgtcacgggttcgagccgtgccGTGAAATAAGCTActgatgcttgcatcagggtaggcTGCCTACCTTAAAACCTTGCATGAATGCGGGATGCttcgtgcaccgggctgccctttattGTTTGAGGGAAGTTCTAAGTTGACAATGTTGGTATTTGAAAATAAGGAATAAGATAAAGctcaaaattataatatttttctaTTCAATAATCTGAAAGAATAAACTTCTTGACAAAGCCTCTCTCTCATGACTTGCAATATACAAAATTAGAGGCTGCCTTGTACTTCTCTGATGCAGTAAATAGTATACTGATAAATAATAGCACAATAACTGACAGATTTTGAAGGGGTGGAATACGGCTTTGTAAAGATTAGAACATGGCTTATAATTTAGATAATGGTTGGAGCACCAATGAGGTTCCTGTTAGTATAGCTGGATGTGTTTTATAGAGAATAATATTTTCGCGTAGTTCTCTACAATTTGATATACTTCTTGTATATGGTGTTTCCCCCACAACATCAACAAACTATTACTTTATCGATAAAAGGAAAAGCACAACAAAGGGAGaaaaaaaggcaaaagaaaatGAACGGATTAGAAATATCGTCTATCTTTCCTTGGGCATAATATCTGACAGTGCAAAGGATTTGCATTATCTCAAATATCACCCAGATTGAAACGAATGTAGTGTCGTCAGCTGCCAATTCATTGGTTCCAAGATGATCAAGAGAAAAGCAATAAGAGATTAATATACAAAGAAGTGGAGATTCCGATAAGTAGAGAACAACATTACTTGGAGCATACTTAGAACCTCCTTTAGACTTGAAAAATTAGCAAGTAAAGGGGGGAAAAAAGATCTGGCAATCAGAAATATTATCAAGAGACTAAATCTAATACCAGGTAAATGTAAATATAACAAATTTGAACCGAAACTTGATGAATCAGGCTTCACGCAAGGATCATATAAAAAGAcagtttttttcttatttttattgttattttcattaGTTAAATATCAGTAAGAGAAGTACAAACAGGGCAATTTTCCCAAACTGTTTACCTAATCTACGTAGTATCATAGTTTCTACTTTCTCACCTGGTTCTTACTTCTATAAATGAATAAATAGGAAAAGAGAGGGGCAAAAAGAAGGAAACAAGGAATTCAAAGAAAGAGGACAAGGTGAGCAGAAAATTATCAGGGCACTCTTAGAATCTCGAAGGATGAATTAGCAGTCAATTTGAAGAGGAAGTTTGTGGACAAAATGTGTTACATTACAAAAATAATTAGAATAGTAGCTACTCACCTTATTGAGATAGTTCATTTGTGTAACGACGCAAACTGCGACAACAAACATAAAAAACCAGGTTTCCGGATACATCAACTGGTTCTTTCCTTCAACAGTTAACTTTAGTGAAGTACCAAGGGCTTTAACACTCATAACCTGCATATTAAACAGAATAGAGGGACATAAATTCTAGTAATTACAGAGATTTTTGTTATTCACTTAACCGGCAGAAATAAGATTTGCAGAAATTGAGCATTTAGAAGATAGACCACAAGGCAAGAGCATCCAATTTAAAGTTTTACCGAGAGAGAACCCATCAATGAGCATATTCCAGTGAAAACAAGGACGTTCGAGTGTCCACATTGAGGAGCAAAGTAGAAGACAAGAATGAAAACCAAGACAAGCACCGATCCTACATAGAGCAAAAATGCtggaattgaaaagaaaatgaagtTAGAAAAGTGTAGATGGTCGCAAAGGAACTAGACGATTTGGTCAAGATAGAAGCGTCTCACCTTTCTGAGTTGCCATGTACCATATTTCTTTGACAGAAGCGATAGCATGCTCCTGTGGTGCGTGGATAACTATCACGATAGAACCAGCAATGCACATCACACAACCCAAAATTCCAAGAGGATGCAACTTTTCCTTCAAAACAATCTGAGCTAGTGCAGCACTGCAAGAGTTTTTGGCCATAAAAACAGTTAAACAACCAAAAGTATATCTTCAGTCTTACCGAATCACCAAGATTACACACCTGACAATGATACTCAATGCACCAAGAGGGGTAACAAGAACTGCCGGAGCAAATGCATATGCCACAAAATTCGCAACCTCTCCGACAATCACTATGAGAAGCAAAACAACAAGAACATCCTATGGACAGTCAGCCAATGGCCAAGAAAGAAAAAACTAGACATAGGACACACCTTACTTCTGTTAGAACAAATTCAGGAAACATATCAATAACATCAATAGGCTAGGTGGTTGATTAAGATaactacaataacaactactacTATGCCTCAATCACAAGCAAATTAAGGTCGGTTATATGAATCAACAGTGACCATATCGCTTCATTAAAGCTCATCTACGACCAATATTAGTacaaaattataaaagaaaaaagaagaagaaaggaccACACTAACCAATTATTAATCTTACTTCCAAAAAAATttcaataaattatatttaaatatacACTTCTACCAGTCCTTTCTAGCAGTAGCACTGTATCAAAACATTCTaagaacacacacacacagacaaaATGCTGTAATTAAGGATATTAGGACAGCAGAAAACAGAAACAAAAAGGAGAAAACTTACTTGTGACCATTCCAATCCACCAAAGGGGCTCCAATAGATATGAATACCCACCAACACctacaaaaataaaaaccaaGAAAACTCAAACAAGATTCATGCTACAGAACAAGCAACAAAAAGCCAAAAAGATTAAAACTTTACACACTTCCATAATAGAACAAACAGAAAATTAGAGACCCCACATACCAGCTCTAACACCAGAGACTACAGCAGCTCTTCTAAGACCTTTTTTCTTGATTATAAAGCTTGCCCCTATAAACACACTTGAAAGCAAAGCCAAAATGATCCCAGTCATATTATCTTTAGAAAAAACCATGTTTAAAAAACctctgtttcttttttctttcttcttcttcttcttctttttttcttcatggAAATGTGAAAATCATCAACTTTTCTTTATTGGGTCATCAAATCTTGAACTCAATCACAGAAAAGTTCCTTTCTTTTTTACACTTGTTGTTTTTTTTAATAGGATTGTATTGGCATATTGTATGTGCTGCAATTTGTCAGATCCAGCTCATTCTTGAAGATAGCACAAATGGGTCCTACGATGTCTGACACTGGAGAAAATACCAGCCTTAGATCATAGTCATCTAAGGTATATACTCATTCTTGATTCATGATTCTTGTTTCTTGTTTCATGTGCATATCCTCACATGCGATTTTTATGTTAAGAAAATATGTATGCCTCTtggaaaatattaattaaaatgagttttgaacttttttttttatgtcttaaaatatattatttatttcaaaaataattaatattaaaggtaaaataaaaaaaatatttttgtttcgAACTTCTAAAATGATAACTAATCcgaaaaactattttaaaaaattatgacAGATAATTTAAGATGGGATATTACTTTTCCAAATTAACACAATTTTAACCGGGTAAGAACTTTTATGCTAAATtacatatattaaaaataaatttttctacATAAAGTTATTTGactttttaaatattaattgTGCCACATAATAAATTTTCTTAAGGAATGTTTTACTGCTCCCTTTGTCCAAATTCTTGTTGGGTTTGATAGTTAAAGTTATATGTatataccaaaaaagaaaaagaatctaATTAGTGGTCCTAAATTGACTTTTATGCTCATTTGACCAAACTTTCAGAGTAACAGAAACTAGAAAATGAGAGTCGTCATTTCTTAAAATAGGATACAAATACTATGAAATTGTTAAATTTGTGAAACACTGCAAATAATGCTTTTTTAATAGTCAAACATCAAGAGTTTTATTTGCTTGATTTTGATCTGACGATTGGGATTATTTAAATGACAACCATTTTAAATGATAGCTTTCTTTAAATGTGAGAATTTTACTGGTTATAGTGGTAACTATCATCTACAATCTTGATCACcataaatttctttttcttttgaaggAAGTGAgacaaatgatatttttttttgtttttcttaataATTTAGCTTCAATCTACTCATCTCTATGACTTGAATCTTATGTCAGTATATTATTACATCGTGCTGTATCGTTGACCTACTAGGCTGGAGTATATATCTAGTGATTTAATACTCCTTTCGTGAGAACAGTTCCATGTGAATATGCTTCACCCCTACATGTCCAATCAATTGTTGTGCCTCAACCCATTTCGGGAAGAACCAACTAACTCTAGGTTCGAGTGGTATTTCACCCCTAACCACGACTCCCTCGGTGATTCTTCAACATCAGTCGGTTCAAACCTCCACTTAAGATCACCCAAGTACGGGTCCATAAGCAATAGCCCTATGAAGACTCGCTTCGGCGATGACTCCGGTGGATTCCCTTAACCAAGCTACTGCCAACCAAATTGTAGAGGGATCCATTGGAAAAGATGCTGATACATCAAGATTTTGTGGTACTGACATTGCCATTTGCCACAACAAAGATGTAGAGTGACCCTTCGTTGCTTAGTGCAGAGCAGTCCTATTATTGATTAGTAATCTGATAAAAAAAGATAATTAATCAGTTGTAATATGTTAAACTACATTAATCATGTAAAAATATTCAATTGTAACTACTCCAGGTTGAGGTGAAGAAAGTAGTGGTCGTGCGCAGTGGAGGAGGAGAGGGCAGTGAGTAAACAACAAGAATAGCATTGGTCACCAACCAtttaacccaaaaaataaaataaagatgtgACAAAACAATTAGGAAGAGCAAATCAAAGCTAAAAGATCTTTACAGAGTAAACATAATTTCactaaaagaaagaagaagatatAACTCAATGTAATAATAcattaacaaaaaagaaaatataagttACACAATAGCTATATCCAGAACATCAAGTGATTAAAAGTAACAACAGTTCAGGGAAAAAAATCATGAATTCAGCAAGCTCCGAGCAGCTTCCAAACTCAGTTCTTCATTCACCTGAAAGTCATGAAGGTTTCCAAAGTATAACTTACAGcagaaagtttttaggcgattggCTAAAACGAAATGAAGATACACATTATAAGTGAATCATACGTAGAGAAAGCAGGAAAATTTTCTGCTTGGGTTACTTCAGAAGTATTTACTTACAAGTTTCCTGTAAACTTGTTGAAATGCCTTGCAAAAAGTTTCCGCTTCCGCTGGACCCATCTGTAGAAAGCCAGACCAACACCTTGTTAGTCGTTAtcacagatgatgtatttttcttttttataaccgAGAAATTCCTGAGAGGTAGCTGGTGTACGGTTCAAAGTTCCGTGGATAATCTGTCAGCCCCTCTTGAATACCAGGCTTTTAGCTTTCGGCAGGAATCGAACTCGTGACGTGCACCTAATCTACATATCATGTGTTGTGGTCTTACCACTCTTACCACTGAGCCAAAGCCCCGGGGGCTAGTAAGATGAAATATTGTACACAAACCATCTGATGAAGTTTTGTTCAAGACATTCTCAACCGTCTAACTAGGATTATAATTATTGAGTTCAACTCTCAACGAGAGCAATACTGCTTGCTTGGTCATTCAGCAGCTTTTTCAGTAGTTGTTCCTACCTAATCGTCCCTTCTAACATAGCACAAAACATAAATGACTTTTGAATTAAATGTGCTGTAGTTTTAGCTATATTATTTCGGTCTTCTAGGTCAGAAAAATCTCCAGGGTGGTGATCATTTGAACTAATTCGCCTTCTAATGCCTCTAATTAAAGCAGTCCTCCTAAACGTTTCCACCAAATTCTATTACTTCCAGAAGCCTCATGCTAATCGAAAATGGGCATTTGGTTAAACTTGCATTAGTACTTAACCAACAAACCATTCAACTTCCTCCCCAATCTGAAGGTATCGATTTAGGAGTTTGTTTATGTATCCTCTTTGATCATTGATGGAATATGAACTATTTATCAAAATTTGATGATTTATCCCTAGGAAGAATCATTAAAACAGCCCAATGAAAGAATTATTAGGATGTACAGACCTAAGGAAACACTGTAGTAATGAACTCACTCCATCTGCTCAAGCAATTATATGAAGGAATAACAGATTCAGAACAATAAGACGTATTAATAACCCCCCTATAGTATGCAGACATGAATTCAAAGCAAAGTTTTGAATCTACTAGGCATAGCTGGACAATATCTAGTAGTACAGCATAGGGATCTTCACTCTACGCAAAAATTACATAAACAACGATTATAACAGGACACACCTTTTTCTCAGCAGCTGCTTTTAGTTTGCCCCAAAATGCTTCTGTAACAAGAAAGTGATTCAGTTACTGAGATCTTTCCATAAAGGTGTAAGAGATACAAACTGAGCAATCTCAATATTGCCAAATAACTTCATTACcattaaaaataatttcaactctgaaaagaatcaaaataagtagagtttttgaattttattttcaatatcaAAAAATTTAGATAGGTTTTTGGAATTTAAATTACTAACAAGAAGATTGCTGCAGAAACTTTAAGAGGGGACCTCcgaaaagagaagaaaatgaaaacaaaagaCAGTACGCAGTAACTTAAGATGGATATTAAATGACTAACAATCTCTAAGAATATATACTTTAGAGAAATGAGCGCACCCTTAAGAAACGCAGTTGAGTAGGTTGTTTAGTTTTTACGATCTAAAGACAGCAGTATTCTCATGCAGGTTGAAAATTCCAAAGTTATTACTACATGATAAAGAATAGTTTTTGGTCATTTTCACCCGAGCAAAGCAACTGATAACGTCATAACATACCACCATGATCCATTGCTCGAGTACTGGACTCTACACTTCCCTTACTATGCCCGTCTAGCAATTGCTTCACCTGATGAAGCTTTTGGTGTTAGGAGAAATAATCATAACCTGAAAGCAAAGCTTCAGACGATTACATAAGGAAAAATTTCTGCCATACCTCCTCTTTCTGCTTGGATTGGGAAGTTGATTGCCTTGATGTATCCAACTCAAGCTGATGGGAACAACACAACACAAAGGAGAGTCAGCAGGTAAGACGATTAAAAAGAAAGCACTAGGAaactgaagaagaaaaagaaccaGCTGGAAAATAAATGAAACTAGCACTAGATGAGATCAATATGATCAGGATGGGAGCATGACAGGTATTGGGATATACTTGTCTAGAATTCACACTTTCACATCTCAGATATTTGAATTCTATTTCAGCAATCCCACATTCATTGAAGCATAAGAGTTTACAGTTGGACATCCCTCCATTTCACATCTTCCTCATTTACATCCAAAAAAAGTTGAGTTAAATCCCACCATACAGCAGAGTTTACATcactcttttctatttttggaCCCTAACAAAAAGGCTATGAAATCATGTAATACTACTCCAAAGGGAATAGAAGACAAACAACCTAATAGAGCCTTTAGGCTGGTATGGACTATGGAGTGGACTTTTGTTGAGATTTGAATACTTATGAGTGTATAACTGTAGATTCAGGGCAGAAAGAAGCTGAAAGAGGACAATTGCTTTTTATTGTTTAGACCATATCAGTTAATTCTGTGAAGTAATAGACCAAGCAGGGGATATTGATATTAATTTACAGTGATGAATTTAAATCACATTACACTAGAAAAGCAATTCAGTTTGACAACGTTTCTTCCAGTAAATGGAAAAGCCAGTTTTTTTATAGACGTCTCTTGCTTTATCGAAGGTTGATATAGAGAATAAATTCCTATATTTCTTATCTAAGCTCACCTACTGCCTTCTTTCCAGAGCAACATAAATTCTTTTTAAATAGATGCATATAAAGACAATGTTGGCCTATTAATTCATTCGCGCTTCAAGGGGGAAAAAAGGAACAATCAAGGTAATGGCTTCAAAAGCTCCTTTTATACTCCACAATTGGATTCAAACTTAACATAAACTTCACAGGCTGTTTGAGTTGCTAAAATCACCAGGCCTACGACTAAAAATTCAGCATCCCAATTTGGTCCAAGATTCCACAAAGCAAGTTGGATCAACCAAAAAAATGAGAACTTTAGCACGATAATTCTAGGAGAAGttacaaataattatacatatattatacactaattatgtataatatatacatttttgggctattttattGGCGGGCAGCTATTTAAGTTAATTTctcataattttttaaaaattgtaatTTCTAAGTCTTGATTAGAAAAAGTAACCCTAACACTGCAAAtctcaaaatttaaaaataaaataaaaaggaaacatTTTACTTGCAGAAAATTGATGATAATGGGGAAACTCAGATTACTTAATAAGCTCCAAGTTTTAAAAAAACTACAGCATGAAAACACCCAAAACATCAATTTGGAGCTTAATAACCTTAATCAAGTTCAAAATCAACTTGAATCAAGTCAGCATATAATAACCTTAATCACCCTACTTGAGAACTTGATTAGAAAAAACCCAAAACccagaaccccccccccccccccaaaaaaaaaaagataatcaaGTGGGTATTAAGTGAAAAGGATACTTAATTAGAAcccattttttcaattttaatgaATGATTTATTAAAGATTGCTCATTTATAGAGAGGAAAAAGGGGAGAGCTTTACGTAGTAATCGGGAGAGCGAACGGCTGGGAAGAGCTCAAGAAGGCGTCTAAATTCTTGCTCGTCCATTTTTCTGATCTCTCTTCTGCCAAAAACTGCTGGAGAAAGTGTGTTGTTAAAATTTGCTTAAGATGAGCGGAAACAAGCGttgggaaaggaaaagaaaggaaaaagggaattTATAAGCAAGCGTTGGATTTCAGATATTGCGATTTATAAAATCGCATTCTATTTTGCGCTTTATAAATTGCATTCACCTCTGCCTATTATAAGTCGCATTCAGTCATATATGTAtgctatattaaaagtacgaacaCCTATCAAAATATTAGTTCGTCTTTTTTATGTTGGATATACTTGTAATGTaatcactatttttttttttggggcaAAATTAAAAATTGCCTTGTGCTTGCTTTTAGGTTTAGGATTCTTTAGAATTGGGATTCTTTCGTTATAGACTTTTTTTCCTTTGGTCTTTTCCCCCCTTAGTTTTAGGgattctttaaattttttatttattacgaTGTGTATTgtaaatcaattaattttaaagacTTAATTATTTCCTTACATCAAAATAACTATATCAGATTTTAAAACTTATTCCTATGAAATCGGTACAATAACACTTCTATTTATAATCCAAGGAAACAAATAAAAGCAGGCGTAATAATTATTTCCTTACGTCATTATTACTATATAGATTTTAAAAACTCATTCCTATGAAATCGGTACAATAACACTCCTACtcataatcaaggaaacaaataaaaaacCCTATATAAAAGAACCTTAACAATGAAAAGAATGCATTAGGCTACAATTCTATTGTTTTCTCAATCGTTTTGCTCTATTGATATTATAATGTTATGTAGTCTTGTTTTAGTGCTTTCTATGATTTATGCTACATGTTGGTATTACCCGATATATCGCATTAGTAGATATATCATTCTTAGattttgtgtttattttcttGATGCCTCTAATGGTGTTTCATGTGTAGTTTTTATTTCATAACTTTGGGAAATTAACTTTTTAATTGATGTTGCTTTAATACTAGGAATATGCATCTACTTAGGTTTTGTAAATTTCTATATCGGTTGCCTCTAGAAAAATAAAATCCACCAACAATATTATTTAGGAACACaaactttaattatttttaaactcCTGCTCAATTGAACACCATCATATAAATCGAGACAGTGAGAGTATTACTTTGAATTATGCTAATTCCTCCTTTCATGTTGTAATTTTCAGGACTTTGGATGACATTAACCTGATTAAATGGACTACGAGGTATGTGACATTCATATCTCTTTCACtgctgttgatttatttgtgtttatttttcaAGTTTCCTACTTAGCATATGATCTTCTTTTAAGGTTTATCATAGATATTATCAGTTTCTTATGCCTAATTTGATTTTCATCAACAGTACTCTCACTGAGAGGGAGAGCCACCAAATATATTTACATGTTGATTTGTTCATCCATGCAATATAGCGACAATTGGtataaatgacacatttttaaTAATCACATTTTGATCTCGAAATGAATGTCAGGAAACATTTAtagtagaatattttttttatgaactCATTAATTTCTTACTCATCATTTGACCTTTAATAATTAAAGAACTTTATTGTTTTCCTTGTATTAGATTTTAGTTaacaatttttttattattttcgtgTATGACATTAGAAAAATAGTAAACCTTTTTTAGAGCTTTTAAGTTTTACTCTAAATTTTCATGTTCACAATAAAACAAGAAATATTCCAAAATATACGCATTCTTGCTTTTTTACACCTttaaatcttttttattttattttattataaaagtatgaagcTCTGTAACGAGACATTGGCAGATATTTTTAATAAACATATTACATCAAAACTATATCGCTAATAACGGTTTGATATAATCTATCTACAGAGGTGGATTCAGAATTTAATATTTATGTGTTTCAATAATGACTTCGAGTAAATTTTCTATAGTAACTGGATTTACATTCAaacatttatagatatttagtgaatttttcgAACACATTTACACTATTTGGACAAAAAGCTACCGAGTTCACGTGAACCCGTAGGTCGCAAGGCGAATCAACCCATGTCTATCTATTTCTATATCTatgttattataaaagcatgaatattaAAACGTTGaatgttaaatgacgaaaatatCCTGAAAATTTAACTGTCTTTTATGCCCTTTGAAAACTAATTAATTCGAATAATTATATGGCTTTCGATTGGATAAAATTGCAATACTTTTCTAACAAG is drawn from Nicotiana tabacum cultivar K326 chromosome 9, ASM71507v2, whole genome shotgun sequence and contains these coding sequences:
- the LOC107796245 gene encoding putative magnesium transporter NIPA6, which codes for MVFSKDNMTGIILALLSSVFIGASFIIKKKGLRRAAVVSGVRAGVGGYSYLLEPLWWIGMVTMIVGEVANFVAYAFAPAVLVTPLGALSIIVSAALAQIVLKEKLHPLGILGCVMCIAGSIVIVIHAPQEHAIASVKEIWYMATQKAFLLYVGSVLVLVFILVFYFAPQCGHSNVLVFTGICSLMGSLSVMSVKALGTSLKLTVEGKNQLMYPETWFFMFVVAVCVVTQMNYLNKALDTFNTAVVSPIYYVMFTTLTIVASVIMFKDWDGQNVGSIISGICGFIVVLSGTILLHVTKDMERSSSFRGTSYTPLSPTLSTRLCNTNGESLKHEEESGSFSEEVDSRRQELQV
- the LOC107796244 gene encoding uncharacterized protein LOC107796244; its protein translation is MDEQEFRRLLELFPAVRSPDYYLELDTSRQSTSQSKQKEEVKQLLDGHSKGSVESSTRAMDHGEAFWGKLKAAAEKKMGPAEAETFCKAFQQVYRKLVNEELSLEAARSLLNS